The DNA region TATGGCTATTGCGTCTTCTAATGCTTATGCATAATGTGGCTACAGTCCCACACTCCTTCTAGTCCTGCTTCTTTTGTGCGGCTGTCTTTTTGGTCGCTGGCGCAGCTTCGGGAGCTTCGATGGCCCCGTTGGGAGTCTGGCCCTCCACCTTGGCGGCATGCTGCTGCTCCATCTCCCCGGAGAAGCCGAACTCGTTCACACGCTTGAGATCGACGCGGTACTGCCAGCGCTGGTAGAGGAACACAAAGAAGATGATGTCGTCGCGGAAGCAGCCCAGCCGGTACATGGTGGGCATCTTGATGACAAACGCGAAGATGTCGTCGATGAAGGTGTTGAGGAACTTGTAGGTCATCATGCGCCACGGCATGTGGGCCACCGACTTCAGCTTGTAGTTGATGAACAGCTGCGGCGTCATCAGGATGAAGCCGAAGGTCAGCAAGTAGCCGTAGAGCATGTTGAGCACAAAGGAGTACCACCCCTTGTGCTCGTTGTAGATCAGGGAGTAGACGAAGTAGGCCACCAGCAGCGGGAAACAGGCCCAGCCCAGGTACTTGAAGGCCAACTTGTCGTAGTCTTTGGTCGAGCTCTCCGAGTAAGAGCCCTTGTCCTGGAAGCTGATGCGCGGCAGCACGCCCAGAATCTTCTGGTCGTGGTCGTAGTTGATGTCCACCACCTTGTGGATCTTCCACACCTCGATGCCGAGGCCCACGACGCAGGAGATGCGGATCATGAAGTTGGTCTCGTTGTCCAGCACGTACAGCAGGATAATCAGCGACTGAAAGACGCCGAAGAACACGGATCGCACTGACAGTCCCTCCAGCGACTTGCGGTTGTTCCAGAACTGGATGTCGTTCTTGAAGGCCAGCAGCTCGAACACCGAGTGCAGTATGGAAACGGCCACGGTGATGCCCAGCAGATAGACGTTGGTGTCCAGCAGCGTCTCTTTCAGCGAGTCCTGGTCCTCGTCGCTCTCCTCCGGCTGACTGGCGGCCATCAGCTCGCCCAGCATGTTGCCGGCCCACTTGTTCTTCATCTGCTTGGCGGCATACAACTGCCACTTAAACATGCCCAGGGGCTGGAAGGTGAGGTGAAGCTCCAACTCGGGGGTGGTTTCATTGATGGGCTGGTACTCCCGCTGCAGGTTCCAATAGTCGTTGACGAACACGATGGGCAGATAGGTCTTTCCGCCGTCCACGAACTTCACGTACTCATCGAGTGGTGGCGGCACAGAGCCCTGGGCCCAGTTGGTCTGATCCACCACCAGATTGACCGTCAGGTTGGGATGCCAGTGGGACACAACGGTGTCCTTGAGATTCGCATGCTTGAGCTCGTGCTCCAGCTTCTCCTTCTCGCTGGCCAGCAGGTTGTAGTTGCGGTTCACCTTCAGCTTCTTGAACTTGTTCAGCTGGTGCTGCTGGTGGCCCATGTGCCCGTTGGTGGCGTAATTGGGGGACTGCGGATCGGGACTCATGCCGGAACGGGTGACGAAGGCGTGGAGGTACACGCTGCCATTGTTCATCAGATGCTGGCTGGTCTTGAGCTTCAGGCTGTGGCTATAGATGCCATCGCCATTCACACCCGACGTCCAGTCGCCGTAGGTGAGGTCCTCCTGCAGCCAGAGGAGATTGCCCTTCTGCTGGAAGTTGACCACGTCGGGGTGCTCCGACAGCCACACGTGCAGGTCGAAGTCCGTGCCGTTCTCGAAGTAGTTCCAGGCCGTGATCTTGGGCCCGGCGTTCGCCGCAGTTTTGTCCTGCGTGGCGGCCTCGGGAGCGGGGCGC from Drosophila subpulchrella strain 33 F10 #4 breed RU33 chromosome 2L, RU_Dsub_v1.1 Primary Assembly, whole genome shotgun sequence includes:
- the LOC119548008 gene encoding cleft lip and palate transmembrane protein 1 homolog; protein product: MSKAGEGQPAAEGAVIAGNGNAEVAQNEGQAEGQPPQNQPSRMESFFAMTKSLILRALIIYFVSSFFRRPAPEAATQDKTAANAGPKITAWNYFENGTDFDLHVWLSEHPDVVNFQQKGNLLWLQEDLTYGDWTSGVNGDGIYSHSLKLKTSQHLMNNGSVYLHAFVTRSGMSPDPQSPNYATNGHMGHQQHQLNKFKKLKVNRNYNLLASEKEKLEHELKHANLKDTVVSHWHPNLTVNLVVDQTNWAQGSVPPPLDEYVKFVDGGKTYLPIVFVNDYWNLQREYQPINETTPELELHLTFQPLGMFKWQLYAAKQMKNKWAGNMLGELMAASQPEESDEDQDSLKETLLDTNVYLLGITVAVSILHSVFELLAFKNDIQFWNNRKSLEGLSVRSVFFGVFQSLIILLYVLDNETNFMIRISCVVGLGIEVWKIHKVVDINYDHDQKILGVLPRISFQDKGSYSESSTKDYDKLAFKYLGWACFPLLVAYFVYSLIYNEHKGWYSFVLNMLYGYLLTFGFILMTPQLFINYKLKSVAHMPWRMMTYKFLNTFIDDIFAFVIKMPTMYRLGCFRDDIIFFVFLYQRWQYRVDLKRVNEFGFSGEMEQQHAAKVEGQTPNGAIEAPEAAPATKKTAAQKKQD